GGCCTGTTAGTAAAGACAATGTGATATTCCCAGCGACAAATATAATACCCGATAATCATACCTCATGGTTGCCGAGTCCATACACTACCACTGGGAAAACAATCAGTCAATACAAAAAACTTTCAAAATTTCGGCTTACATGTAAGTTTTCTCGTGCTGGAAAATTAAATGAGCTTCTTGTTTATTGTTGTATTTCAGCTCTGGTTGTTGTTACCACAATGGGTGGATATGCGATGGCACCTGCTGCGTTCGATCTTAGTTCATTTGCTATGTGCACGTTGGGAACAGGAATGATTTCAGCTGCAGCTAATGCAATAAATCAATATCATGAAGTTCCTTTCGACTCCCAAATGTCGAGAACGAAAAACCGTGTGCTTGTAACAGGCCAAATTACCCCACTTAAATCAGTACTTTTTGCCGCTGTGTCTGCGTCAACTGGACTATGCATGCTGTATTTTGGTGTTAATGGACTAACAGCGGCTCTAGGAGCGGGAAATCTTTTTCTTTACACATCAATATATACACCAATGAAGCGGATTAGTATAGTCAACACGTGGATTGGATCAGTAGTTGGCGCAATTCCACCTTTAATGGGCTGGGCCGGTTGCGCTGGCAGTCTAGATTCAGGCGCAATGATACTGGCTGGAATACTGTTTGCTTGGCAGTTCCCTCATTTTAATGCCCTTTCATGGAACCTGCGACCGGACTACTCTCGCGCCGGGTATCGCATGATGGCGGTTACTAATCCGAGTCTTTGTCGTCGTACAGCGTTGCGATATTCACTAGTCATTGCCGGACTTTCATTAATGGCGCCAGTTCTAGACGTTACAAACTATTGGTTTGCGTTGGAAACAATTCCCTTAAACGCGTATTTCGCATATTTGGGTAAGTAAAAACACACCCAGATCAGCAACAATTTTAGTACCCTATTAACAAACATAATTAGAAGCACATTTATCATTTTGGGGTTTGGGCATAAGATGAGATTGGCGTTACCGCCAGTCGAGCTGGTCTCCACAAAATCTCTTCACCTTTAATATTAATTACAACATGATATATACAtaaactaatcttcttttcaatatttttttaCAGCGTATAAATTTAACAAAAAGTCAGATAGCAAAAGCTCGAGAAGCCTTTTTAGGTTTTCACTACTGCACTTGCCAGCTTTGATGCTATTATTTTTGGCAAATAAAAAAGAATGGTATTTTAAAAAGAACGCAGAAGAAGAAACAATAAAAACAGATTCAAACTATATGGTTTTGAAGCCATCAAAAACTGCAACAAGTCTTGGAAACGTTTTACCTGTCGCTGTAGCCGAAGGACCCAGATAATTTTACATAATTTATGCATTATTAAGACTTGTAAAAATGTAATTTATAGTTAAATATAATTTAAGCTAGTCCTTTGacttgtaaaataaaagttttATTCTGGAGCTTTATTATTCAGTTTATATTGATTGTAAAATGACTATTTGTTTTGATAGTGTGATGGCTCTCCTGTGATCTTACACTTTTGCTGGCAACACAGCAATCCTAAGTCGATCCAAATGCTCATTACAAGTTATCCTGCCACTTGAGAGACACTTAGTAACAACTGATTGACGCATCAAAATAGCCGAGTATAAATTCAAGCATGTGACGTTCATATTGAACAGACGACGCTGATCGACAGTAAGGGCTCGCGCACACTATAGCTGAAAGCGGAGCTGAAATCGGCGCTGAAATTGGAGCTGAAAGCTCACTTGATCTGAGAGCTTTTTCCAGGCAGAATCAGCTTGCAGGTGCGTACATTGTCGGctgatctgattgctgaaagcTGAAAGCCATTTCCTCCCTTTGTCTCCTCAAGTGGCATCAAAAGTTatcattataattattattattatattgtTAATTAATTACTTCACAGCACGTACAGTAGCCAGACGGAAgttttcttcgtttttttttattccgTGTATTTCAACCACATTTCCGTTATGTATTGTATTCGtattacttttattttacgaattattattaaatttcTCAATTATTCATTATGTtgtataataataaacatTGTGATGTTTTCCTAGCGTTTACTGTACTTGGGGACatagtatattatatttattattgacATATGAAAATGGTAAATAATACAACTTTTTTGCCCAATTTATCTCCTGCCAGAAATAAAACTATGattcaaatatttttaataatccCGCTTATTCCCCAGCTCTGGGTTAACCGTAATTTCGCTTAACAATGTTTTGCAGCCCATTTTCGATCACTTATGAACCAATACACTTGAACAAAATCAGCAATCAGCTtgctgaaaaaacaaacatgctTGATCGATCAAACTAAGCTGAGCTGATTTCAGCGAGCTTTTTCAGCTTTCAGCTCAGCTCAGTCTGCAATGTGCGCACTTGCACCGGTGcagtgtgtttgttttttcagagCTTATAAATCAGCTATCAGCTCCGATTTCAGCTCCGCTTTCAGCTATAGTGTGCGCGAGCCCTAAAGGCTGATTCAGCAAGCTGATTGCTGATTACCTGAGGTCACCGCATCCGAAATCCCAGCTAAACCGATAGCGATCTGGGACTCTAAAGTCAACTAAGCCAACTAATCGAGGTAtactcgtcacacctcaaactgctaagAGTATTCGTTTTCCGTCTCATCCGCAAATGCAAAGACAGAAACGTCAAGCGGGTGCGAGCTTCGAGAGCTCTTCTCACCGCAGATGAGCTGGAGACCGTGCAGGTCGGGTCTCGCGTCCGCTAAGACCACTAAGCCCAGACCGAAGCGACGGGGACGCGCTAACTCCCGAGCACCGGATAACAGGCGGGCCGCTCACCGCACCTCCTCTAACCGCAAAAAACAAATATGGtggaaacttatttgaaaaaTTCATCGAATTCGCTTGAACCTCGTTACTCTGCAGCTTTTGGTGTCGATATTCACTGCTTGTCTGCATTTCTACCCATCAATTGACCAGAGCCTTTTTTGGCCGGTAGTCAAAGTTGTGGAAAATCGTAAAAAATCATCTAAAAGAAATTGTGTCAGGCAATTTATTTTCGATCGGGATGCATTTTTAAAATTCCATCTTAAAAAACCCACATCATGCAATCTTTCTGGAATGACGCCTTAAATTAAAAGACTTGTTAATGCGTTGATATAAAGATCCTGTTGTGATATTATCACTTTGAGCAAACTCGAGGAGAGTCATAAAAACTAGAATCTAGAGAAACTAGAGCTAGtctgtatttcaattccaaaACTTAAAGTGCTTAGCGTCATAATTACTTTATAATTTAGATAAGAAGTTTCTTGATTTCATCGCTTTCTGCTGCTTCAATATAACTTTTGCCATCTGGAGTAGACTCGCTTTTGTTTGCTCCCTGTAAGATATTGAATTTTAAAACTTTTGTAGAACATTTACAGATCTTTGTTATCAATCCAAACCTTTTCCAAAAGAAGCTCTACGCAGCTCTTGTGTCCTTCCCAAATAGCTGCAAGAAGCGGTGTAATGCCATGTTTATCCTTTTTCTGTGTTAGAGCATATAAGGATAACAGTAAATCAGATAATTTACAAGGTATGATAGTTTCTGAAACCAAGAAGTTTTTAATACAGAGCCTACACATATCCATGGGTAAATATATATGAATCAAGTATTCAAGTCAATTTTTGTTATCGTGGAAAAATTGTAATTGTTCTTGATCTACGTATGCAATTATAAGCGCGTTGCAGTTGCATTAATAGTGTTCGAAGGACAGGTGTTCAAAGAGCCAGTAGCCTTTCTACTTGCTTTCTTCATTCGGGATATTATAATGATCCGATTGCAATGTGTTTCTCAAATCAAGTATGATTCTCTTTGACTCTGCGCTTTCAGTATTCTtgtatcttcaaaattatGGATAGTCGCCATAGTTTTCACCCCTTGAGAGTAGGAGGAGGCCTGGATAAGTTTTGAAAGAACATTCTTCTTATACACATCCATCCTTGCCTTCCCCAAATCTTGCCAAATCTCAATAGCACTCCGTATCGAGGATATTTTTAgattaaattcatttttattgATAATAACGATTTTTGCTTGGTTAGGAAAATGTAGAATGATTTTCCTGTGAGATTCTGTGGTGTCTTTTTCTTTACCTCTAACTTTTCTAAATTTTAGTGATTCGGCAACCAAAGAGCTTGATCTAAGGGTGAATCCTTCTTCAATCATATTGGGGCAATTTACAAGAACATACATAGCTCATTAAAGACTAAGTGTGCCAATGGCCACATTTTTTTAGCCACACTTTAGATGTTTTTTCgtataaaaaataattttataaatgtatgtatatttaaatTAGACAATTAGAGAAAACAGTTTAGTTTAGCGGAAGCAATTATTTTTTCTTTAAAAATCGCTATGGAAATGATTTTAAAACAGCAGTAAACTTATTTAAAATTACTTAAATCTGGCAAGTATCTACCTGCAGAGTTTAaggacatacatatgtatctagtCCTTCAAAATTTTCGCTAAGTTTTACGACTTTAAAAATATgtagaaaacagaaaaaaatcACAAAGCTCAATCATAACTTTTTGGAAACATGTTTATAGTCACACGGCCAGTCAGTAAGCCAATAAGTGGTGAAATTCGTACTGAGACTTTGCCGGTCACTGTATATAatacgtgtgtgtgtatacTATTTTAGAAAACATAATTAAATCAGCCAAACTTACATTAACATCGGCTCCTTTTAGAATCAAGAGCTCGAGCACCTTTAACTGACCAAAATCAGCCGCATAATGAATTGGGTACCTTCCTTTAATCTCCTCATTTACTTTAAGAGCCTGtcgaaaaaaaagaataaaattaaatGCACTTTTAGAAGTTgcatacaaacacacacatcgTTTTTGAACGCTTCTTGCACAGCATCAAACTCTCCGTTTTTGATAGTCCAAATAACATTTTCACTCATTTTTATTAATCATACAAAGATTATTTAGGTGGATAGGAAAGAATCTTGCGATATATCGCTACTAATGTTTTTAAATATCGATCGACGCACTAAAAAATTATCGAACTGTAGGGGCAACCTCTTATTgcccaaaaaaaataaaaatattatgATGTACAAATTAAGTGTCTATTTGTTGTATGATTTTAACTCAGATTGGCAGATACCGAAAATCCATCCAAAATAGTAGTAGCCAAAATATATGGAATTAATATGAATTTATACGACAGAAAATTGTATCGCCTGCAGCTATTTGATATTTTTGATAGACTGACCATTTCATCAAAAACTTATCAGTCATGCTCTGGTTATCGGAAATCGGACAAATTTGCGGAGTGACCTTAAACAGCAAATTGCGTGCTGTGGTTTTCGCACAGCGTAAGGTTCTAGCGAATTAATACCGGTTTGATTGAGCTTTAAATTTCAAAAACTAATTTCACAAAGCACATAAAACAATAATTTATTGTCTTACAAATGTGGCCTGAGATTAATCCTACAGCAAAATTTTAATGGTTATGGCCAGACAAGCTAGGTCTTCAGACTGAACTAACACCATATTTGATGATTAAAACAACAGTTTATATATCTACAATAAGAAATTAATTTGtttcaatatttatttatatacaaGATTATTTATAATTACAACTCAAATTTGACTGAGCCAAAACAAACCAAATCGAAAATATATGGCGAATTCCTGAATTCCCAAAATTCTCGAAATGCCGAAACACAACCTTTTATTGTAATTAATAACGAAAAGCAACAATTTTTTTCAATAAATTACCTCAAAACAATTTGGGAAAGAAACGCTTTTAACGATGGCATAGCAAAAAGTTGAGAGCAGAGGAACAAACAAATTTTATATCTAACGAAAATCGCATATTTACAGAATATGTATTATTGTATTATTATACTCGACACTCGAAGAGTTTATGGATATCTTAGTTTTGAGGTATAAGGAAGCGACTTTATCCAAAAAGtttatatatattcttaatcAGCAACAATAGCCGAGTCAATAAAGTCCCAAAGAGCGATAAGATCTCTGACTTAAAATGGCATGAAATTCATGTCATGGCACAGCATTGTGTTTACACTTGCACAATGCTGATTATTTAATTTCGAAAGCTAATACGTGAGTGCGTTTCCCGCTCTGGCGTTCATCTCGCGCCACTTCATCGTCCCAGTAGCTTATTTGCATATGTTCGTGTGGAAAACACACTATATTCTCACAAAAAACACTAGAAATATTGAATATCAACCGTTCGTAAAATGTTTAAGAAAAAACCCTTTCAATAATTTATTCAGTAATTTTTGCAGACCAAAGTTTCGTTCCCTCTAAAAAAATGGTACAATTTTGTTGACCAGCGTAATCGAACGGGTTTTCATCGTAAATTTTTATTGGGACACTATAAACAACTTGTTCAAATAACTAACAGAATGTAATCCATATATGCATACCTTATATATATCACCTTAGCAAAGTATGCCATCTCAGCATACATTTTCAGTGTTCCATTTCATCTGTCTCTAAAATTATTAGAAATGTCTATGCTAAGCCTTATAAAACAGCTGTTTTGCCATTCAGGTTGATTACCGTCAAAGCCATACCAGAAAAATGCTTAGAAACACTATCAGCCGCTTGTTACAAAATAATTCTGTAAGTTTCAATATCGATTATATGTAACGAAAATGCGTAATATGACCACTTTTTAATAGCTAAAATGTGTTACCGGAACTACTTCTTCTCGGAGTATAAACCTCATTCCCATGGTGGTAGAACAAACTGGCAGAGGAGAACGGGCCTATGATATATTCTCGCGACTGCTGAAAGAACGGATTATTTGCCTTATGGGAAACATAACCGATGACATTAGCTCTACCGTGGTTGCTCAATTGTTATTTTTACAATCTGAGAATGTCAACAAGCCAATCCACTTGTATATAAATTCTCCGGGTGGTGTTGTTACTGCTGGTCTTGCCATTTACGACACCATGCAGTATGTTAAGCCGCCTATAGCGACGTGGTGCGTTGGTCAAGCATGTTCAATGGGATCACTTTTATTGGCGGCAGGAGCACCGGGAATGCGATATTCATTACCTAATGCCAGAATTATGATACATCAACCTTCTGGAGGCGCACAAGTATGTTTAATTTCTTCATTTCCTTTTGTCAATAATAACATTTAATATCCAACAATGTACTTACTCTAGGGTCAAGCCACCGATATCCTAATACATGCCGAGGAAATTATCAAAATTAAACGCCAACTTACTAGCATATATGTAAAGCATGCTAAAAACTCGTACGAAGAAATGTGCCAACGAATGGAGCGGGATCATTTCATGACCCCCGATGAGGCCAAGACACTTGGTATTATTGATCACGTGCTTGAACACCCACCAGAAACAGTCTCAGACAGTGGGCCGACATCTGATGGTGGTAAAAATGCTGGTAAATCTGCTTCTGATGAGCCCCAGAGGAAAAGGTCAAACCAGGCAGCTTAAGATCTTTTCATTTACGGAAACCCAAATTCAAGCTTtatctttaaaattgaaaAGCAACTTTCATATAAAAACTAATTTTTCAATACTTTTgtcaatttaaaaaaaaaaaagaacacatatatatatatttatttatttaaatatatctAATTCAGACATAACTACATTTGCATACGCAAATGTTTGACAGATGAAAGAAACTAGAAATCTATGCTTGAATTTTAGCTTTGATCCAGTAAAATTATTTCCGAGCTCACAGGGCTTTTAACTTTGATCCATTAAAATAATTTCCGAGCCCCCAGCGACTGAATCCTTCTGTATATACTCGTAAATTTTTGCCAATTCTGGAGTTTCCTTAATTGATTTTAGAAAATCAATTAAATGCTGATTTTTCTCTAAGCAGGACAATTTTTGATTATTGGATTACGCTGAGGTATACTATTTCTCTATGAATACTTACTTGCTTTGGGTATTTGAGAAAGTGCAGACACGGCGCGAAGTGCGGAACGTTTCAGTTCATCTTGCTTTTCGTATTCCTGTTTCACGGAATTGGCTTTCACCTTATGTGTACATGTATCACGTAGTTGTTGAATAAATTGATCAAGTCCTAGGATGGGAAGCAACAATTACATATCGACTATAACcatatttaaaaatatattttactTAGCAACACCTTATCCGGACACAATACGGCTAAACGAGCAGTCATTAGGTACGTCAACATCTTAATGTCGTAGTGGTCGCAAAGTCCAGCTTGCACATGATCTAGAAATTGCATAACATCTACACGATCTAAGCCCTGCTCAAGCAGTGTATACATGCACTCAAAAGCAGCTTTACGGATATCCAGACCATCGTCAACTGTGTGTTTAAACGGTCCCATTTCTACCTCTCGAATAAGTTCACTCTTAACTTTTGTTTCAGAATACAACCATGGCAAAAGGGTAGGTAGCAAGTCGCGCACCAGGCTTGGCTTGTTGTGC
The sequence above is a segment of the Drosophila miranda strain MSH22 chromosome 4, D.miranda_PacBio2.1, whole genome shotgun sequence genome. Coding sequences within it:
- the LOC108163189 gene encoding protoheme IX farnesyltransferase, mitochondrial — encoded protein: MMRGLVKREWRLITQVVNPVNLQSTRYTTKTASSNNEEIAVMRSASPCDNSIVPVSQVKDICGPVSKDNVIFPATNIIPDNHTSWLPSPYTTTGKTISQYKKLSKFRLTSLVVVTTMGGYAMAPAAFDLSSFAMCTLGTGMISAAANAINQYHEVPFDSQMSRTKNRVLVTGQITPLKSVLFAAVSASTGLCMLYFGVNGLTAALGAGNLFLYTSIYTPMKRISIVNTWIGSVVGAIPPLMGWAGCAGSLDSGAMILAGILFAWQFPHFNALSWNLRPDYSRAGYRMMAVTNPSLCRRTALRYSLVIAGLSLMAPVLDVTNYWFALETIPLNAYFAYLAYKFNKKSDSKSSRSLFRFSLLHLPALMLLFLANKKEWYFKKNAEEETIKTDSNYMVLKPSKTATSLGNVLPVAVAEGPR
- the LOC108163919 gene encoding myotrophin isoform X1, with translation MVSLSKISNSCRRYNFLSYKFILIPYILATTILDGFSALKVNEEIKGRYPIHYAADFGQLKVLELLILKGADVNKKDKHGITPLLAAIWEGHKSCVELLLEKGANKSESTPDGKSYIEAAESDEIKKLLI
- the LOC108163919 gene encoding myotrophin isoform X2; translation: MSENVIWTIKNGEFDAVQEAFKNDALKVNEEIKGRYPIHYAADFGQLKVLELLILKGADVNKKDKHGITPLLAAIWEGHKSCVELLLEKGANKSESTPDGKSYIEAAESDEIKKLLI
- the LOC108163919 gene encoding uncharacterized protein LOC108163919 isoform X3 — protein: MVSLSKISNSCRRYNFLSYKFILIPYILATTILDGFSALKVNEEIKGRYPIHYAADFGQLKVLELLILKGADVNKLSYLVNYLIYCYPYML
- the LOC108163919 gene encoding uncharacterized protein LOC108163919 isoform X4 yields the protein MVSLSKISNSCRRYNFLSYKFILIPYILATTILDGFSALKVNEEIKGRYPIHYAADFGQLKVLELLILKGADVN
- the LOC108163054 gene encoding ATP-dependent Clp protease proteolytic subunit; the protein is MLRNTISRLLQNNSLKCVTGTTSSRSINLIPMVVEQTGRGERAYDIFSRLLKERIICLMGNITDDISSTVVAQLLFLQSENVNKPIHLYINSPGGVVTAGLAIYDTMQYVKPPIATWCVGQACSMGSLLLAAGAPGMRYSLPNARIMIHQPSGGAQGQATDILIHAEEIIKIKRQLTSIYVKHAKNSYEEMCQRMERDHFMTPDEAKTLGIIDHVLEHPPETVSDSGPTSDGGKNAGKSASDEPQRKRSNQAA